In Paenibacillus guangzhouensis, a single window of DNA contains:
- a CDS encoding ABC transporter permease, translating into MRIHAKQLARRRLKEDAVYQYKALRSAVDWTVMLYFIVPGIFFAVIGYRSLWTDDFPAWIEYMPASVVAALLFLCARRGNVRVLVQEADVLFLRQKESWVHALTQVGCLYSMTLDVLISVLAYVAVLPIGMRSFGWIWGEWTGLLLFHLCYSMLWSLLNNRIQISLSGWRRWVIKWGVTAAGGVLYVAIVLRYSQLTWLLVGGAVLWMALLVLLMRSRIRCVDAFEQDILVEGKQRMRLTGLLLHNTLDRSPWFRMRRPMLFRHSNHLFSSRQPHLVVAELAIKSVYRSNLQLKTMLQLLGAGIAAVLLTPTMIKIIVFVLLTLLVWYWMQGVWHDFVKSAYVKMFRWREEDLRAAKPIAVYGLMLPITVVLGLVMGLLIQGIWGGLIAIPVSALFGWIIVHTIGAVDIRK; encoded by the coding sequence ATGCGCATCCATGCGAAGCAATTAGCAAGGAGAAGACTGAAGGAGGATGCCGTTTATCAATATAAGGCGCTGCGCAGCGCAGTAGACTGGACCGTTATGCTGTATTTCATCGTACCTGGCATTTTTTTCGCGGTGATTGGATATCGGTCGTTGTGGACAGACGATTTTCCCGCATGGATCGAATATATGCCTGCATCCGTTGTAGCAGCGCTGTTGTTCCTCTGTGCGCGGAGAGGGAATGTTCGAGTGCTGGTACAAGAAGCAGACGTGTTATTTCTGCGGCAGAAAGAAAGCTGGGTGCACGCCCTGACTCAGGTGGGTTGTCTCTATAGTATGACGCTTGATGTACTTATAAGTGTTTTGGCGTACGTAGCGGTACTGCCGATCGGGATGCGATCTTTCGGATGGATATGGGGTGAGTGGACGGGATTGCTCCTGTTCCATTTGTGCTATTCGATGTTATGGTCCTTACTCAATAATCGTATTCAGATATCGCTCTCCGGTTGGCGGCGTTGGGTGATAAAATGGGGCGTGACCGCGGCTGGAGGCGTGCTGTATGTAGCAATAGTGCTCCGTTATAGTCAACTTACATGGCTGCTGGTCGGGGGTGCGGTGTTATGGATGGCACTCCTTGTGCTCCTTATGCGGTCGCGGATACGTTGTGTGGATGCTTTTGAGCAGGATATCCTCGTGGAGGGCAAGCAGCGGATGCGACTAACCGGGTTGCTGCTGCACAATACACTAGATCGGTCACCGTGGTTCCGCATGCGCAGACCGATGTTGTTTCGCCACTCGAATCATTTGTTCTCGTCTCGTCAACCACACCTTGTCGTAGCTGAACTCGCGATCAAATCGGTCTACCGCTCGAATCTGCAATTGAAGACCATGCTGCAGCTGCTCGGGGCGGGGATTGCTGCCGTCCTGTTGACGCCGACGATGATTAAGATTATCGTATTCGTCTTATTAACGTTGTTAGTCTGGTATTGGATGCAGGGCGTCTGGCACGATTTCGTGAAATCCGCTTATGTGAAAATGTTCCGCTGGCGCGAGGAGGATCTCCGTGCTGCGAAGCCAATTGCTGTCTATGGCCTGATGCTGCCGATCACTGTGGTGCTTGGGTTAGTCATGGGTTTGTTGATTCAAGGGATATGGGGCGGTCTGATCGCAATTCCGGTGAGCGCGTTGTTCGGCTGGATTATCGTACATACGATCGGTGCAGTCGATATTCGTAAGTGA
- the gpmA gene encoding 2,3-diphosphoglycerate-dependent phosphoglycerate mutase: protein MMKIVLIRHGQSVWNVENRFTGWTDVDLSENGLNEAREAGQILKKHGYVFDVAYTSVLKRAIRTLWIVLHEMDLMWIPVHKSWMLNERHYGALQGLNKAETAKQYGEEQVMKWRRSVEIRPPALDKQDERYEASNPKYKALAEGEFPLTENLEDTERRVLHYWTEEIAPAIRKGEKVIISAHGNTLRALVQYLDDIPADGIVDLNIPTGVPLVYELDEDLKPIRHYYLDMDGEVADGVIPKHMG from the coding sequence ATTATGAAAATTGTACTTATCCGCCATGGGCAGAGCGTATGGAATGTAGAGAATCGGTTTACAGGTTGGACTGATGTGGATCTATCCGAGAATGGTCTGAATGAGGCGCGGGAAGCCGGGCAGATCTTGAAGAAGCATGGGTATGTATTCGATGTGGCGTATACGTCTGTGCTTAAGCGGGCGATTCGTACGTTATGGATCGTGCTGCATGAGATGGATTTAATGTGGATTCCTGTACATAAATCATGGATGCTGAACGAACGGCATTACGGTGCACTGCAAGGGCTGAACAAAGCAGAGACAGCGAAGCAATATGGTGAGGAGCAAGTCATGAAGTGGCGTCGATCCGTGGAAATTCGGCCTCCTGCGTTAGATAAGCAGGATGAGCGGTATGAAGCTTCGAATCCGAAATATAAAGCCTTAGCCGAAGGGGAATTTCCACTAACGGAAAACTTGGAGGATACGGAACGTCGGGTGCTGCACTATTGGACGGAAGAGATCGCGCCTGCCATTCGCAAGGGAGAGAAGGTCATTATCTCGGCGCATGGCAACACGCTGCGGGCGCTGGTGCAATATCTGGACGATATTCCGGCGGATGGGATCGTGGATCTCAACATTCCGACAGGGGTACCCCTCGTGTATGAGCTTGATGAAGATTTGAAGCCGATCCGGCACTATTATCTCGATATGGATGGTGAAGTGGCGGATGGCGTAATTCCAAAGCATATGGGATAG
- a CDS encoding ANT(4')-I family aminoglycoside nucleotidyltransferase: MNGPQTMSHEDRMILAHEMADRLHDTYRERLLAIGLYGSLSRGTDGPYSDIEMFCVLRRSEEKVRFSHEWSAGPWKAEVNVVSEDVLHSEAYDIEGEWSLTHGPYHHAKALYDPENFFVALRQTAQSPDASAYQEAVEGILVGEMMEFAGKLRNIAHHGPRTYLPYLTMQFAQYGAMLIGLHHRKLYSTGAMVLSEAVSLPDRPAGYDAVAELVMSGNLADSEQLIAVCETFWHGLHVWAAEHGYAIHSEERIPF, encoded by the coding sequence ATGAATGGACCACAAACCATGTCCCACGAGGACCGAATGATATTAGCGCACGAAATGGCTGACCGATTGCATGACACGTATCGCGAGAGGCTTCTGGCCATCGGGCTATACGGATCGCTGTCTCGCGGCACCGACGGGCCTTATTCTGATATTGAGATGTTCTGCGTATTACGACGTTCTGAGGAGAAGGTTCGATTCAGCCATGAATGGTCTGCAGGCCCTTGGAAAGCCGAAGTGAACGTCGTGAGCGAAGACGTGCTGCACAGCGAGGCTTACGACATCGAAGGCGAATGGTCGCTGACCCATGGGCCGTACCATCACGCGAAGGCCCTCTATGACCCCGAGAACTTCTTCGTCGCCCTGAGACAAACCGCTCAGTCGCCGGATGCTTCCGCGTACCAAGAAGCCGTCGAGGGCATTCTCGTCGGGGAGATGATGGAATTCGCGGGGAAGCTTCGCAACATTGCGCACCATGGTCCGCGCACATACCTACCGTATCTCACCATGCAGTTCGCGCAGTACGGTGCGATGCTGATTGGATTACATCACCGGAAGCTCTATTCCACCGGCGCCATGGTCTTGTCTGAAGCCGTATCCCTGCCGGATCGGCCAGCGGGCTACGATGCCGTTGCCGAACTCGTCATGTCCGGCAATCTAGCCGATTCGGAGCAGCTGATTGCCGTCTGTGAGACCTTCTGGCATGGTCTACATGTCTGGGCCGCAGAACACGGCTATGCGATACACTCGGAAGAACGGATACCGTTCTAG